A part of Kitasatospora acidiphila genomic DNA contains:
- a CDS encoding helix-turn-helix domain-containing protein → MVRTPLTPQERERGERLGALLRRARGERSMVQVAAQAGLSTETLRKIETGRAPTPAFFTIAALAAALDLSLDDLVQLCRPAEDEEAAA, encoded by the coding sequence ATGGTGCGCACACCCCTCACCCCTCAGGAACGCGAACGCGGCGAACGGCTCGGCGCCCTGCTCCGGCGGGCCCGCGGCGAGCGGAGCATGGTGCAGGTCGCCGCTCAGGCGGGCCTGTCCACCGAGACCCTCCGCAAGATCGAGACCGGCCGGGCCCCCACACCCGCGTTCTTCACCATCGCGGCCCTCGCCGCCGCCCTGGACCTGTCGCTGGACGACCTGGTGCAGCTCTGCCGCCCGGCAGAGGATGAAGAAGCAGCAGCCTGA
- a CDS encoding LysR substrate-binding domain-containing protein, whose translation MSHSASTIRGEPCAWPPSLAQLGIATEPLFIAMPAGHRLRHRLEVRLAELADDRWFLAPDNGAGWPAALHQACAADGFTPAAVHEYLGDHQQLQLMVAQGMGVTVVHATVRAIPGVLVKPLVGSPSGAATCSPGGRTP comes from the coding sequence ATGTCGCACTCGGCGTCGACCATCCGGGGCGAACCGTGCGCCTGGCCCCCCTCCCTCGCGCAGCTGGGCATCGCCACCGAGCCGCTGTTCATCGCCATGCCCGCCGGGCACCGGCTGCGCCACCGCCTGGAGGTGCGACTCGCCGAACTCGCCGACGACCGCTGGTTCCTCGCGCCGGACAACGGCGCGGGGTGGCCGGCTGCCCTCCACCAAGCGTGCGCGGCGGACGGATTCACCCCAGCCGCCGTGCACGAGTACCTCGGCGACCACCAGCAGCTCCAACTCATGGTGGCCCAGGGGATGGGCGTGACGGTGGTCCACGCCACCGTGCGGGCGATCCCGGGCGTGCTCGTCAAGCCACTGGTGGGCTCCCCCTCTGGCGCCGCCACCTGCTCGCCTGGCGGCCGGACGCCGTGA
- the map gene encoding type I methionyl aminopeptidase, giving the protein MVEIKTDTALDAMREAGRVVADALAAAREAAGVGVSLQELDEAARAVLREAGADSPFLNYRPHFALTPFPAVICTSVNDAIVHGIPTDYRLRDGDLVSVDCGARLGGWTGDSAISFTVGTPRPADLRLIETTQRALQAGIAAAVVGARIGDISHAIGTIGRAAGYGIIADFGGHGIGRRMHEDPHVANEGRPGRGMVLRHGMVLALEPMFLAGGGDTYLTAPDGWTLLTADGTRAAHCEHTVAVTEDGPRVLTMG; this is encoded by the coding sequence ATGGTGGAGATCAAGACCGATACGGCGCTGGACGCGATGCGCGAGGCCGGGAGGGTGGTCGCCGACGCGCTCGCCGCGGCGCGCGAGGCAGCGGGGGTCGGGGTGTCGCTGCAGGAACTCGACGAGGCGGCGAGGGCAGTGCTCCGCGAGGCCGGCGCCGACTCGCCGTTCCTCAACTACCGCCCCCACTTCGCCCTCACCCCGTTCCCGGCAGTCATCTGCACCTCCGTCAACGACGCCATCGTGCACGGCATCCCGACGGATTACCGGCTCCGTGACGGCGACCTGGTCAGCGTCGACTGCGGGGCCCGCCTCGGCGGCTGGACCGGCGACTCGGCGATCAGCTTCACCGTCGGCACACCCCGCCCCGCCGACCTGCGCCTGATCGAGACCACCCAACGCGCCCTGCAGGCCGGCATCGCCGCCGCCGTGGTCGGCGCCCGGATCGGCGACATCTCCCACGCCATCGGCACCATCGGCCGCGCGGCGGGCTACGGCATCATCGCCGACTTCGGCGGCCACGGCATCGGCCGCCGCATGCACGAGGACCCGCACGTCGCCAACGAGGGCCGCCCGGGCCGGGGCATGGTGCTGCGGCACGGCATGGTGCTGGCCCTGGAGCCGATGTTCCTGGCGGGCGGCGGCGACACCTACCTGACGGCACCGGACGGCTGGACCCTGCTCACCGCCGACGGCACCCGCGCCGCGCACTGCGAGCACACGGTGGCGGTGACGGAGGACGGGCCCCGGGTGCTGACGATGGGGTGA
- a CDS encoding helix-turn-helix domain-containing protein, whose protein sequence is MLCAMADCGSVGRAAALLGYSQQALSGQLQRIENHFGQPCSNAPPTASSRPATAPPSWRRLAMW, encoded by the coding sequence ATGCTCTGTGCGATGGCCGACTGCGGGAGCGTGGGCCGCGCGGCCGCTCTGCTCGGCTATTCGCAGCAGGCCCTGAGCGGACAACTCCAGCGCATCGAAAATCACTTCGGCCAGCCCTGTTCAAACGCACCGCCGACGGCGTCAAGCCGACCGGCTACGGCGCCGCCATCGTGGCGCAGGCTCGCGATGTGGTGA
- a CDS encoding HAD-IA family hydrolase, translating into MSRPAVLIDIGGVLSPDHLPAIADDWAARLGCTPADVLAALFGGNDDQILIGRVSEDAWWGVVRDRLRLGGDQLAALRADVTLSRTWDPALVAALRALRPSIRTAIVSNAWPSMRPALQRAGLLDLVDALVLSCEVGCAKPDPRIYELTLHRLASTPTDALFIDDTPTHVAAARTLGLAGHIHTDTPGTLARIAEFVRAHEDGGR; encoded by the coding sequence ATGTCCCGGCCGGCCGTGCTGATCGACATCGGCGGTGTCCTCAGCCCTGACCACCTCCCGGCCATCGCCGACGACTGGGCCGCCCGGCTCGGTTGCACGCCCGCCGACGTGCTGGCAGCCCTCTTCGGCGGCAACGACGACCAGATCCTGATCGGGCGGGTGAGCGAGGACGCCTGGTGGGGCGTGGTTCGCGACCGCTTGCGGCTCGGCGGGGACCAGCTCGCCGCCCTGCGCGCCGATGTGACGCTCAGTCGGACCTGGGATCCGGCCCTGGTCGCCGCCCTGCGCGCCCTCCGCCCGTCCATCCGCACCGCGATCGTCAGCAACGCCTGGCCCTCGATGCGCCCCGCCCTCCAACGCGCCGGCCTGCTCGACCTGGTGGACGCCCTCGTCCTCTCCTGCGAGGTCGGCTGTGCCAAACCCGACCCCCGCATCTACGAGTTGACCCTGCACCGCCTCGCCAGCACCCCCACCGACGCCCTCTTCATCGACGACACCCCCACCCACGTCGCCGCCGCCCGCACCCTGGGCCTGGCGGGCCACATCCACACGGACACCCCGGGGACCCTGGCCCGCATCGCGGAGTTCGTGCGCGCACACGAAGACGGCGGGCGGTAA
- a CDS encoding HAD family hydrolase, with protein MKGVLLDFSGTLFRIESTAEWLDACLTLTGLAVPEHERADLLRRLDHFGALPGGPVPVELPEAIEPLWAARDLSADQHRAAYTALARAAELPAGLSADTFYDRHRSAAAWQPYPDAEPTLRELRRRGLPIAVVSNIGWDLRPVFVSHGLDELVDAYVFSFEVGVQKPDPAIFQAACDRLGLAPEDVLMVGDHPVQDAAATAIGCQYFPVDHLPVAERPAGLAPLLELLG; from the coding sequence ATCAAGGGTGTCCTCCTGGACTTCTCCGGCACGCTCTTCCGCATCGAGTCCACCGCCGAGTGGCTCGACGCCTGCCTCACCCTCACCGGTCTCGCCGTCCCCGAACACGAACGCGCTGACCTGCTGCGACGCTTGGACCACTTCGGCGCGCTCCCCGGCGGGCCTGTACCGGTCGAACTCCCTGAGGCGATCGAGCCGCTCTGGGCGGCCCGCGACCTGAGCGCGGATCAACACCGTGCCGCCTACACCGCGCTGGCCCGGGCCGCTGAGCTGCCGGCCGGCCTGTCGGCGGACACGTTCTACGATCGCCACCGGTCGGCGGCCGCCTGGCAGCCGTACCCCGATGCCGAGCCGACCCTGCGCGAGCTGCGGCGGCGCGGGCTGCCGATCGCCGTGGTGAGCAACATCGGCTGGGACCTGCGGCCGGTGTTCGTCTCCCACGGCCTGGACGAGCTGGTCGACGCCTACGTCTTCTCGTTCGAGGTCGGCGTACAGAAGCCCGACCCCGCGATCTTCCAAGCCGCCTGCGACCGGCTCGGGTTGGCGCCGGAGGACGTCCTGATGGTGGGCGACCATCCGGTCCAGGACGCCGCCGCCACCGCGATCGGCTGCCAGTACTTCCCGGTCGACCACCTCCCCGTCGCCGAGCGTCCCGCCGGGCTCGCGCCGCTCCTCGAACTGCTGGGGTGA